From the genome of Acinetobacter sp. TR3:
ATTGAAGAGGTTGCGTCTGCTTATACTCCCGTTCCAGGTGGTGTAGGGCCGATGACGATTACGACTTTAATTCGCCAAACTGTAGAAGCCGCTGAAAAAGCATTAGTTTAAAGATTAATAGCCCCTCGATAAGAGGGGTTTTTTTAGAATTAAAGATATATGAGTTGTACATTTCAATTTGCGAAAGCACCTGAACAATTGCTTAAAGCGTTGCATGATGTCATTCCAAGCACAGATTTATTAGCGCAGCAACTGCCCGAAACTCCAATTTCATTGTGGCTCATTCCACCTGTTTTTCCAACTGATCGTTTAGATGATGAAGTCATTCGTCGTATTTGGAATGAGACGCCGTATTGGATTTTCTGTTGGGCATCTGGTTTAGCGATGGCACAGTGGCTACTCGCTGAGCCACATCATGTTAAAGATAAAGTGGTCTTAGATTTTGGTGCAGGTTCGGGTGTAGTTGCAATTGCTGCAAAAATGGCAGGTGCTAAGCGTGTGATCTGTTGTGATATTGATCCAATAAGTCTTGCGTCATGTCGTGAAAATGCTTTGTTGAATGATGTTGAACTTGAGTACTTGGATGATTTATATAAAGCCGAGCAAGTGGATGTATTGCTTGCTGCGGACGTGCTGTATGACCAATGCAATCGTTTCTTCTTAGATGAGTTTCTTAAGTTCGCACCTGAAGTTTGGGTTGCCGATAGCCGAGTTAAAAACTTTAGTCACCCTCAATATATGAAAATTGATGAACGCAGTGCAACGACTTGGCCTGACTTAGATGAATCCAAAGAGTTTAGAAATGTGAGTTTTTATAAAACGCTGTGATTACAGCGTTTTTTTTAAGCATCAAAAATGATTAAACCAAAATTTTTGATTTTGAGCATTTGATAAATTAGGTTTTATGATAATGACTCTTTGCGATGATGATATGAGCATACCAGTCTACTTTTGGCGAAGATTTTTTCCGCTGTAGATCAGAATAAACTGGTGGGGACTCTGAGTGTACTGAACTGAAAGGAATTCAGTCTTAGTTTGAATAAACTGTATTTATCCATCTTTAGACAGATCTGAAGATGTTTGCTGATAATAAGATAAAGCAATGTTTTAAATGAAAGACATGGTCATGAATAATCTATTGTAATCAAATACCATATTACAGATATGGTATTTGATCTTTGATTTTGTTAAGAACAAGTATAGCGAATGACTTTAAGTGTAGTCGGGCGTGCTTCAAGTGCTTGGCGTGTTGCATAGCCTTCACTGTTATTGAAATCAGGTGAATTAGAAAGTCCAAAAGTTGCACGACTATTTCCAAGTTTTA
Proteins encoded in this window:
- a CDS encoding class I SAM-dependent methyltransferase — protein: MSCTFQFAKAPEQLLKALHDVIPSTDLLAQQLPETPISLWLIPPVFPTDRLDDEVIRRIWNETPYWIFCWASGLAMAQWLLAEPHHVKDKVVLDFGAGSGVVAIAAKMAGAKRVICCDIDPISLASCRENALLNDVELEYLDDLYKAEQVDVLLAADVLYDQCNRFFLDEFLKFAPEVWVADSRVKNFSHPQYMKIDERSATTWPDLDESKEFRNVSFYKTL